From one Lycium ferocissimum isolate CSIRO_LF1 chromosome 7, AGI_CSIRO_Lferr_CH_V1, whole genome shotgun sequence genomic stretch:
- the LOC132061841 gene encoding uncharacterized protein LOC132061841 isoform X2, translated as MGMALLSFPRFLSLSVPKTPSFCCTCVMSVKMKAPGAVKKDNAAGAIVWYKHDLRLDDHPGIALASSMHRTLVPLYIFDPRILERFSDEMLELLVFALEDLKISLKEQGSNLMIRFGTAESVIEGLVKEVKATNIFAEEEVEFDLLRIVQGVKETLDMISGTPKLVIWNTPFYDIKSLKVLPKSYDEFKKLKLPSTSPLSSQVLPKADLSLSWGSLPTLEDLKKYIDGNAGTSRNRSSSTSELQKAQTATLSSVVQGLREEEFNENSLSDSTLKKIQRKRPVKSAFVTQCGNIVGGGTSLVLDALSAYLRYLGGTSRDEWQEVHEKLRAAETREGASFGALFGSALLLGIISRRRVYYEAIEYEKKQNAGFISPFGYSAKTVAAAIDTVCSIEWYTLLALRSKEASSAVRIWRWNGHLIHYTLTGDEGPALLLVHGFGAFWSHYRDNIHDIAQGGNRVWAMTLLGFGESEKPNIVYTEVVWAKLLRDFIIEVVGEPVHLVGNSIGGYFSAIVTRLWPALVKSLILLNSAGNVIPGYSGAYHSDVRQTSGAAWLGARFLSVFLRLNLRNTVRSCYPI; from the exons ATGGGCAtggctcttctttcttttccccgTTTTCTTTCACTATCAGTCCCCAAAACTCCTTCTTTCTGTTGTACTTGTGTAATGTCAGTGAAAATGAAAGCACCTGGTGCTGTGAAGAAAGATAATGCGGCAGGAGCTATAGTATGGTACAAGCACGATCTTCGTCTCGACGATCACCCTGGGATTGCTTTAGCTTCTTCTATGCATCGGACACTTGTACCTTTATACATCTTCGATCCCCGCATTCTTGAGA GATTTTCTGATGAGATGCTGGAATTACTTGTTTTTGCGCTGGAGGATCTGAAGATTTCACTGAAGGAGCAAGGATCTAATCTGATGATCAGGTTCGGGACTGCGGAGAGTGTCATAGAAGGGCTCGTCAAAGAG GTCAAGGCTACCAACATATTTGCAGAGGAGGAGGTAGAGTTTGACTTATTGAGAATAGTACAAGGTGTAAAAGAGACCTTGGATATGATATCGGGGACCCCAAAACTTGTAATATGGAACACTCCATTTTATGATATCAAG AGCTTAAAGGTTTTACCGAAATCATACGATGAATTCAAGAAGCTCAAATTGCCTTCTACGTCACCTCTTTCTTCCCAAGTGTTACCAAAAGCAGATTTGAGCTTGTCCTGGG GTTCTTTGCCCACATTAGAAGATTTGAAGAAATATATAGATGGCAATGCAGGCACGTCCCGAAACAGATCTTCTTCTACAAGTGAATTGCAGAAAGCCCAGACTGCAACTCTGAGTAGTGTTGTTCAAGGTCTGAGAGAGGAAGAGTTCAATGAAAACAGTCTAAGTGATTCAACTCTCAAGAAAATTCAGAGGAAGAGACCTGTAAAATCAGCTTTTGTAACACAATGTGGAAATATAGTGGGAGGTGGTACAAGCCTAGTGTTGGATGCTTTGTCTGCATATTTGAGATATCTGGGGGGCACTTCCCGAGATGAATGGCAGGA GGTACATGAAAAACTGCGTGCAGCTGAAACTCGGGAAGGAGCCTCATTTGGTGCCCTTTTTGGATCTGCTCTTCTTCTTGGAATAATTTCCAGAAGAAGAGTCTATTATGAAGCGATTGAATACGAGAAAAAACAAAATGCTGGATTTATATCACCTTTTGGATACTCGGCCAAAACGGTTGCTGCAGCAATTGATACTGTGTGTTCAATAGAG TGGTATACGCTGTTGGCTTTAAGAAGTAAGGAAGCTAGTTCCGCTGTTAGGATTTGGAGATGGAATGGCCATCTGATTCAT TATACACTTACCGGGGATGAAGGCCCTGCTCTTCTTCTTGTGCATGGTTTTGGTGCTTTTTGGAGCCATTATCGTGACAATATACATGATATTGCGCAAGGTGGAAATCGAGTCTGGGCGATGACACTCCTGGGGTTTGGTGAATCAGAAAAACCAAATATTGTTTACACTGAAGTTGTGTGGGCTAAATTGCTCAGAGATTTCATAATTGAAGTAGTGGGAGAACCTGTCCATCTTGTTGGAAACTCAATTGGTG GCTATTTTTCCGCCATTGTTACTCGTCTTTGGCCTGCTTTGGTGAAGTCTCTGATCCTTTTGAACAGTGCTGGCAATGTTATTCCTGGATATTCTGGTGCATACCATTCTGAT GTTAGGCAAACTTCAGGAGCAGCCTGGCTAGGTGCTCGTTTCCTTTCAGTGTTCTTGCGTTTGAATCTTAGGAACACAGTGAGAAGTTGCTATCCAATT TGA
- the LOC132061841 gene encoding uncharacterized protein LOC132061841 isoform X1: MGMALLSFPRFLSLSVPKTPSFCCTCVMSVKMKAPGAVKKDNAAGAIVWYKHDLRLDDHPGIALASSMHRTLVPLYIFDPRILERFSDEMLELLVFALEDLKISLKEQGSNLMIRFGTAESVIEGLVKEVKATNIFAEEEVEFDLLRIVQGVKETLDMISGTPKLVIWNTPFYDIKSLKVLPKSYDEFKKLKLPSTSPLSSQVLPKADLSLSWGSLPTLEDLKKYIDGNAGTSRNRSSSTSELQKAQTATLSSVVQGLREEEFNENSLSDSTLKKIQRKRPVKSAFVTQCGNIVGGGTSLVLDALSAYLRYLGGTSRDEWQEVHEKLRAAETREGASFGALFGSALLLGIISRRRVYYEAIEYEKKQNAGFISPFGYSAKTVAAAIDTVCSIEWYTLLALRSKEASSAVRIWRWNGHLIHYTLTGDEGPALLLVHGFGAFWSHYRDNIHDIAQGGNRVWAMTLLGFGESEKPNIVYTEVVWAKLLRDFIIEVVGEPVHLVGNSIGGYFSAIVTRLWPALVKSLILLNSAGNVIPGYSGAYHSDVRQTSGAAWLGARFLSVFLRLNLRNTVRSCYPIRSDRADEWLIQEMLRASYDPGVVVVLESIFSFDLSVPLNYLLQEFEKRVLLLQGMKDPLSDSRSRLAMLREHCEGIVIRELNAGHCPHDEKPEEVNSIIQEWVVTLESELLTTSSKR; the protein is encoded by the exons ATGGGCAtggctcttctttcttttccccgTTTTCTTTCACTATCAGTCCCCAAAACTCCTTCTTTCTGTTGTACTTGTGTAATGTCAGTGAAAATGAAAGCACCTGGTGCTGTGAAGAAAGATAATGCGGCAGGAGCTATAGTATGGTACAAGCACGATCTTCGTCTCGACGATCACCCTGGGATTGCTTTAGCTTCTTCTATGCATCGGACACTTGTACCTTTATACATCTTCGATCCCCGCATTCTTGAGA GATTTTCTGATGAGATGCTGGAATTACTTGTTTTTGCGCTGGAGGATCTGAAGATTTCACTGAAGGAGCAAGGATCTAATCTGATGATCAGGTTCGGGACTGCGGAGAGTGTCATAGAAGGGCTCGTCAAAGAG GTCAAGGCTACCAACATATTTGCAGAGGAGGAGGTAGAGTTTGACTTATTGAGAATAGTACAAGGTGTAAAAGAGACCTTGGATATGATATCGGGGACCCCAAAACTTGTAATATGGAACACTCCATTTTATGATATCAAG AGCTTAAAGGTTTTACCGAAATCATACGATGAATTCAAGAAGCTCAAATTGCCTTCTACGTCACCTCTTTCTTCCCAAGTGTTACCAAAAGCAGATTTGAGCTTGTCCTGGG GTTCTTTGCCCACATTAGAAGATTTGAAGAAATATATAGATGGCAATGCAGGCACGTCCCGAAACAGATCTTCTTCTACAAGTGAATTGCAGAAAGCCCAGACTGCAACTCTGAGTAGTGTTGTTCAAGGTCTGAGAGAGGAAGAGTTCAATGAAAACAGTCTAAGTGATTCAACTCTCAAGAAAATTCAGAGGAAGAGACCTGTAAAATCAGCTTTTGTAACACAATGTGGAAATATAGTGGGAGGTGGTACAAGCCTAGTGTTGGATGCTTTGTCTGCATATTTGAGATATCTGGGGGGCACTTCCCGAGATGAATGGCAGGA GGTACATGAAAAACTGCGTGCAGCTGAAACTCGGGAAGGAGCCTCATTTGGTGCCCTTTTTGGATCTGCTCTTCTTCTTGGAATAATTTCCAGAAGAAGAGTCTATTATGAAGCGATTGAATACGAGAAAAAACAAAATGCTGGATTTATATCACCTTTTGGATACTCGGCCAAAACGGTTGCTGCAGCAATTGATACTGTGTGTTCAATAGAG TGGTATACGCTGTTGGCTTTAAGAAGTAAGGAAGCTAGTTCCGCTGTTAGGATTTGGAGATGGAATGGCCATCTGATTCAT TATACACTTACCGGGGATGAAGGCCCTGCTCTTCTTCTTGTGCATGGTTTTGGTGCTTTTTGGAGCCATTATCGTGACAATATACATGATATTGCGCAAGGTGGAAATCGAGTCTGGGCGATGACACTCCTGGGGTTTGGTGAATCAGAAAAACCAAATATTGTTTACACTGAAGTTGTGTGGGCTAAATTGCTCAGAGATTTCATAATTGAAGTAGTGGGAGAACCTGTCCATCTTGTTGGAAACTCAATTGGTG GCTATTTTTCCGCCATTGTTACTCGTCTTTGGCCTGCTTTGGTGAAGTCTCTGATCCTTTTGAACAGTGCTGGCAATGTTATTCCTGGATATTCTGGTGCATACCATTCTGAT GTTAGGCAAACTTCAGGAGCAGCCTGGCTAGGTGCTCGTTTCCTTTCAGTGTTCTTGCGTTTGAATCTTAGGAACACAGTGAGAAGTTGCTATCCAATT AGAAGTGATCGTGCAGACGAGTGGCTTATCCAAGAGATGCTGCGAGCA TCTTATGACCCTGGTGTAGTGGTGGTCTTAGAAAGTATTTTCAGCTTTGATCTTTCTGTCCCTCTTAATTATCTTTTGCAAGAATTTGAGAAGAGAGTACTTCTATTGCAG GGAATGAAAGATCCACTTTCTGACTCGCGTTCAAGGTTAGCCATGCTGAGAGAACACTGTGAAGGAATTGTAATCAGAGAGCTAAATGCTG GCCATTGCCCACATGATGAGAAACCAGAGGAAGTCAACTCTATCATTCAGGAATGGGTAGTGACACTTGAAAGTGAACTACTTACAACTAGCTCAAAAAGGTAG